From Vigna unguiculata cultivar IT97K-499-35 chromosome 5, ASM411807v1, whole genome shotgun sequence, the proteins below share one genomic window:
- the LOC114185267 gene encoding protein trichome birefringence-like 39 — protein sequence MGFLFPTLLLCLFVVLSFFQTKAQEFDPYLNANVSSLSSGRKLAGRCNLFRGKWVYDSSYPLYDPSTCPFIDPQFNCQKYGRPDTQYQKYRWQPFSCPLPRFNAFDFLAKYRGKKVMFVGDSLSLNQFNSLACMIHSWVPHSKTTFTKQEALSKITFEDYGLELFLYRTPYLVDLDRESVGRVLKIDSIKSGDAWRGMDVLVFNTWHWWTHTGSSQPWDYVQEGNKLYKDMNRFILFYKGLTTWARWVNINVNPAQTKVFFLGISPVHYEGKDWNQPARSCMSEKEPFFGLKYPAGTPMAWVIVNKVLSRIKKPVYFLDVTTLSQYRKDAHPEGYSGIMASDCSHWCLPGLPDTWNVLLHAALFG from the exons ATGGGTTTCTTGTTTCCAACCCTGTTGTTGTGTCTATTTGTTGTGTTAAGCTTTTTCCAAACGAAAGCTCAGGAATTTGACCCCTACTTGAATGCCAATGTTTCCAGTTTGAGCAGTGGCAGAAAACTTGCAGGAAGATGCAACTTGTTCCGTGGAAAATGGGTTTATGACTCTTCATACCCTCTCTACGACCCTTCTACATGTCCCTTCATAGATCCACAATTCAACTGCCAAAAGTACGGTCGCCCTGACACACAGTATCAGAAATATAGATGGCAACCCTTCTCTTGTCCCTTACCAAG GTTCAACGCATTTGACTTTCTCGCTAAGTACAGAGGCAAGAAGGTTATGTTTGTCGGTGACTCCTTGAGCTTAAACCAGTTCAACTCTCTCGCTTGTATGATTCACTCTTGGGTGCCTCACTCTAAAACCACCTTCACCAAGCAAGAAGCTCTCTCCAAAATCACATTTGAG gACTATGGCCTCGAGTTGTTTCTGTATCGCACACCATATCTGGTGGACCTTGACCGTGAGAGTGTTGGAAGggttctgaagattgactcaatCAAGAGCGGTGATGCTTGGAGAGGAATGGACGTGCTAGTTTTCAACACGTGGCACTGGTGGACCCACACCGGGAGTTCACAGCC GTGGGACTATGTTCAAGAGGGTAACAAGTTGTACAAAGACATGAACCGTTTCATTTTATTCTACAAAGGTTTGACAACTTGGGCTAGATGGGTTAACATCAACGTGAATCCAGCTCAGACCAAAGTCTTCTTTCTGGGGATTTCTCCTGTGCATTATGA GGGGAAAGATTGGAACCAACCAGCAAGATCTTGCATGAGTGAGAAAGAACCATTCTTTGGTTTGAAGTACCCTGCAGGGACACCAATGGCTTGGGTGATAGTGAACAAGGTTTTGAGTAGGATAAAGAAGCCGGTGTATTTTCTTGATGTTACTACACTGTCACAGTACAGAAAAGATGCACATCCTGAAGGGTACAGTGGGATTATGGCAAGTGATTGCAGCCATTGGTGTCTTCCAGGACTGCCTGATACATGGAATGTGCTTCTGCATGCTGCTCTTTTTGGCTGA